The Deltaproteobacteria bacterium genome has a window encoding:
- a CDS encoding FAD-dependent oxidoreductase, translating to MTCDRCARAVDTAVGNVAGVVASHTRAADGVARVVAAPGVSPDAIAAAVRAAGYTVVSVSRAADGDDDDAGDAPLDLLIVGAGSAGFAAAIRARELGARVALVERGALGGTCVNVGCVPSKTLIRAAEVVHRALHHGFAGIRFAPPALDFRAVIEDKRHLVAELQQAKYWDVLAAHPDIRLLRGTARLRADGGVDVDGRPVPARNVLIATGSHPHVPAIRGLADAETVTSTELMDLDERPDRLVVLGGGYVGLELGQTFARFGSRVTVLARSRLLSREEPALGAALADYL from the coding sequence GGCGGTCGGAAACGTGGCCGGCGTCGTGGCCAGCCACACGCGCGCCGCGGACGGCGTCGCTCGCGTCGTCGCGGCGCCCGGCGTGTCGCCGGACGCGATCGCCGCCGCCGTTCGGGCGGCGGGCTACACGGTCGTGAGCGTCTCGCGCGCCGCCGACGGCGACGACGACGACGCGGGCGACGCGCCGCTCGACCTGCTGATCGTCGGCGCCGGCTCGGCCGGCTTTGCCGCCGCGATCCGCGCGCGCGAACTCGGCGCCCGCGTCGCCCTCGTCGAGCGCGGCGCGCTCGGCGGGACCTGCGTCAACGTCGGCTGCGTCCCGTCCAAGACGCTGATCCGCGCCGCGGAGGTCGTCCACCGCGCGTTGCACCACGGCTTCGCCGGCATCCGCTTCGCGCCGCCGGCGCTCGACTTTCGCGCGGTCATCGAGGACAAGCGCCATCTCGTTGCGGAGTTGCAGCAGGCCAAGTACTGGGACGTGCTGGCCGCCCACCCCGACATCCGGCTGTTGCGCGGCACCGCCCGGCTGCGCGCCGACGGCGGCGTCGACGTCGACGGCCGCCCGGTGCCGGCGCGCAACGTGCTCATCGCGACCGGGTCGCACCCGCACGTACCGGCGATTCGCGGCCTGGCGGACGCCGAGACCGTCACGTCGACCGAGCTGATGGACCTCGACGAGCGCCCCGACCGTCTGGTCGTCCTCGGCGGCGGCTACGTCGGCCTCGAGCTCGGCCAGACCTTCGCCCGGTTCGGCTCGCGCGTCACCGTGCTCGCGCGGTCGCGATTGCTGAGCCGCGAGGAGCCCGCGCTCGGCGCCGCGCTGGCCGACTACCT